The proteins below come from a single Bombyx mori chromosome 19, ASM3026992v2 genomic window:
- the LOC101738021 gene encoding N(6)-adenine-specific methyltransferase METTL4 isoform X1: MSLVIKQGNCCLIDHWEFIAKLYKDVLFEENYQSYTLSAKLFSITSEVRTRKRKKVYEELSIETSKIKRMYEEFIAKVPNSIKERISQKYNILDTSSVRDFSASLFQSTIFDHHSINGGSTSDIPLKCKIQNEYFLIPPNSRFYYGSVNEECHKLDSGIFDLVIADPPWWNRYIRRLKNANEQLSYEMMYNEDIAAIPLSNLLSSNCLVAVWCTNSPANIQAVKNLIFRNWGVRYVASWHWLKVAVDLSPICPFGTGSTKQPYEMLIIGKVGSVAPIPDGQLIVSIPSALHSHKPPLLDLLKPYINKEQPRILELFARYLLPNTTSVGYEPLKWQHISLYETVDISE; encoded by the exons atgagTTTAGTAATTAAACAAGGAAACTGTTGTTTAATAGATCACTGGGAATTTATAGCTAAATTATATAAGGATGTTTTATTTGAAGAAAATTACCAATCGTATACGTTATCAGCCAAACTCTTTTCGATTACTTCTGAAGTTCGTACTAGGAAACGAAAAAAAGTTTACGAGGAATTAAGTATAGAG ACTTCCAAGATTAAAAGAATGTATgaagaatttatagcaaaagtGCCAAATTCGATAAAAGAGAGAATTtcacaaaaatacaatattttggaTACATCGTCAGTAAGAGACTTTTCGGCATCATTATTTCAGTCAACAATTTTTGATCATCACAGTATAAACGGTGGTAGCACGTCCGACATAccgttaaaatgtaaaatacaaaatgaatacTTTCTGATACCACCAAATTCAAG gTTTTATTATGGCTCTGTAAATGAAGAATGTCATAAACTTGACAGTGGTATATTTGATCTTGTGATCGCTGATCCTCCATGGTGGAATAGATATATCAGAAGATTGAAAAATGCCAATGAACAGCTAAG TTACGAGATGATGTACAATGAGGACATAGCAGCGATACCGTTGTCAAATCTTTTATCATCGAATTGTCTCGTGGCCGTCTGGTGTACGAATTCCCCTGCAAACATACAGGCGGTCAAGAACTTGATATTCCGCAACTGGGGCGTGCGGTACGTCGCCTCGTGGCACTGGTTGAAGGTGGCGGTGGACCTGTCGCCAATCTGCCCCTTCGGAACGGGCTCCACGAAACAGCCCTACGAAATGCTGATCATAGGTAAAGTCGGTAGCGTTGCACCCATACCGGACGGTCAGTTAATAGTCAGCATTCCGAGCGCCCTGCATTCTCACAAACCTCCGTTGTTGG ATCTGCTCAAGCCGTACATAAACAAGGAGCAGCCGCGGATATTAGAATTATTCGCGCGATACTTGTTACCGAACACGACGAGCGTCGGTTACGAGCCGTTGAAATGGCAACACATATCCTTGTACGAGACGGTGGACAT CTCGGAGTGA
- the LOC101738021 gene encoding N(6)-adenine-specific methyltransferase METTL4 isoform X2, with the protein MSLVIKQGNCCLIDHWEFIAKLYKDVLFEENYQSYTLSAKLFSITSEVRTRKRKKVYEELSIETSKIKRMYEEFIAKVPNSIKERISQKYNILDTSSVRDFSASLFQSTIFDHHSINGGSTSDIPLKCKIQNEYFLIPPNSRFYYGSVNEECHKLDSGIFDLVIADPPWWNRYIRRLKNANEQLSYEMMYNEDIAAIPLSNLLSSNCLVAVWCTNSPANIQAVKNLIFRNWGVRYVASWHWLKVAVDLSPICPFGTGSTKQPYEMLIIGKVGSVAPIPDGQLIVSIPSALHSHKPPLLDLLKPYINKEQPRILELFARYLLPNTTSVGYEPLKWQHISLYETVDM; encoded by the exons atgagTTTAGTAATTAAACAAGGAAACTGTTGTTTAATAGATCACTGGGAATTTATAGCTAAATTATATAAGGATGTTTTATTTGAAGAAAATTACCAATCGTATACGTTATCAGCCAAACTCTTTTCGATTACTTCTGAAGTTCGTACTAGGAAACGAAAAAAAGTTTACGAGGAATTAAGTATAGAG ACTTCCAAGATTAAAAGAATGTATgaagaatttatagcaaaagtGCCAAATTCGATAAAAGAGAGAATTtcacaaaaatacaatattttggaTACATCGTCAGTAAGAGACTTTTCGGCATCATTATTTCAGTCAACAATTTTTGATCATCACAGTATAAACGGTGGTAGCACGTCCGACATAccgttaaaatgtaaaatacaaaatgaatacTTTCTGATACCACCAAATTCAAG gTTTTATTATGGCTCTGTAAATGAAGAATGTCATAAACTTGACAGTGGTATATTTGATCTTGTGATCGCTGATCCTCCATGGTGGAATAGATATATCAGAAGATTGAAAAATGCCAATGAACAGCTAAG TTACGAGATGATGTACAATGAGGACATAGCAGCGATACCGTTGTCAAATCTTTTATCATCGAATTGTCTCGTGGCCGTCTGGTGTACGAATTCCCCTGCAAACATACAGGCGGTCAAGAACTTGATATTCCGCAACTGGGGCGTGCGGTACGTCGCCTCGTGGCACTGGTTGAAGGTGGCGGTGGACCTGTCGCCAATCTGCCCCTTCGGAACGGGCTCCACGAAACAGCCCTACGAAATGCTGATCATAGGTAAAGTCGGTAGCGTTGCACCCATACCGGACGGTCAGTTAATAGTCAGCATTCCGAGCGCCCTGCATTCTCACAAACCTCCGTTGTTGG ATCTGCTCAAGCCGTACATAAACAAGGAGCAGCCGCGGATATTAGAATTATTCGCGCGATACTTGTTACCGAACACGACGAGCGTCGGTTACGAGCCGTTGAAATGGCAACACATATCCTTGTACGAGACGGTGGACATGTAA